In Mycobacterium branderi, the DNA window GCGGCCCTTCATGGTGCCCGCGGCGTGTTCGATGTAGTCGACGTCGGGCGTGTAGTGCTCCACCCAGGCGTCCCAGTCCTTGGTCTCGGCGGCCCGGGCGACGGTCTGCTCGAACTTTGCGAACGCGACCGAGAGCTCGTCACGGGTGAACGTGGTCACGGGAAAACTAGAACACGTTCTACCCAGCTTTGTCGAGCAGTTCCTATCCTGAAAAGCATGACGAGCAACAAGAAGGCGATCCTGGCCGGCGGCTGCTTCTGGGGCATGCAGGACCTGATCCGCAAGCAGCCCGGCGTGGTGTCGACGCGGGTCGGCTACACCGGCGGCGAGAACGCCCACCCCACCTACCGCAATCACCCCGGCCACGCCGAGGCCATCGAGATCATCTACGACCCGGCGCAAACGGACTACCGCACGCTGCTGGAGTTCTTTTTCGGCATCCACGACCCGACCACCAAGAACCGGCAGGGCAACGACGTCGGAACCAGCTACCGGTCGGCGATCTTCTACCTCGATGACGAGCAGAAGCGGATCGCCGAGGAGACCATCGCCGACGTCGACGCGTCCGGGCTATGGCCGGGCAAGGTGGTCACCGAGGTCAGCCCGGCCGGCGAGTTCTGGGAGGCCGAGCCCGAGCACCAGGACTACCTGGAGCGCTATCCCAACGGCTACACGTGCCACTACGTCCGCCCCGACTGGAAGCTGCCGCGCCGCGCCGCTGCCGAGCAGACGTAGAATCGCACGCCGCCAAGCGGATCGTGCGACTGCGCGTCTGGTCGCGCTACCGAGTGTGCGCGCGGAGCTGATACAGACCGCGGGTGGTGGCGACGGTCTGGCCGTCGGCGTCGGTGACCACCGCGTCGAGCGTGAAGTCGGCCTTGCCGCGTTCGGCGGCCTCGGCCTCGATGCGCGCGATCGCCTGCTCGTCGAGGCTGGCTTCGGCACGCACGTCGGATTTGGCCATCGCGACGAACTGGATGTCGAGGCTTTTGACCAGGGGGAAGTACTTGGCGCTGTCGAAGGTGATCAGCGGAATGATCCCGCCGAGGACTTCGGCCACCGTGAACAGCACGCCGGCATAGATGACGCCGAAGTGGTTTCCGTTGCCTTCGGCGGGGACGGTCGTGGCCGCGAAACCCGGCCGTGCCTCGACGACTTTGACGCCCATCTTGTGTGCGATCGGGATGGTGGACGCCATGGCGCCGTTCATCATGTCCACGAGCTGGTTGGCGTCGTTTGCGTTACTCATTGCGGTGCATCGTAAACCGCGCGCCGCGGCCTTCACCGCTCAGCAGCCGAGCTGGCCGGCCAGTTCGAGGAAATCGGCGGCGTTCACGTCGAACTCGTCCTCGTAGGTGGTATCGACTACGCCACCGGGCCCGAACTCCAGCGGGCGGGCGACGAAGGCGGTCTGAAAGCCGAGCAGGGACGCGGCCCGGATGTCGTATTTGTGGCTGGCCACCATCATGATCTGGGCCGGCTCGAGGCCGAGGTATTGCGCGGCCATGTGATAGATCGCGGGGTCTGGCTTGAACACCCCGGCCATCTCGGCGGTAAACACCGCATCCCAGGGCAGGCCCGCGCGCTTCGATAGGTTGACCACCGCGGACACATCTGCGTTGGACAACGTGGCCAACGTGAACCGCGACTTGAGCCGGGTCAGGCCCGGCACCACATCAGGCCACGGCACCAGCCGCTGCCAGGCCAACGTCAGTTCTTCTCGCTCGGCAACAGAGAAGTTTGTGATGCCGTCTGCTTCAAGCAAGTCATCAAGGGCCTTGCGGTAGACCGAGTGCACGGTGGTCCACTTCTGACGGTCGGGCGTCGCCGACTCCAGCGCCGCGAAGTACGCCGCGCGCCACCGGTCGACAAACCGGCCCCAATCCACCTGCGGGTGACGGCCATTGCTGATCCGTTGCGCTTCGGCGCGAGCGCGCACCGTCGAATGAAAGTCGGTGGCCGTGCCCTGCACATCGAACAGCAATGCACGCACCGCGCTTCGCCGCTCACCAGTCATGGTTTGATCCAAGAGCCAGCAGACTAACGGCGATGCACGACGATCCGTCCGCCGTCCTTCGGCGTGAACGCGACACCACGGGAGTGCCACTTCTCGCCCGGCGCCGTCGTGGTCTGGATCGTGAAGTGCCGCAACACCGTTCGCAGCACCACGTCCATTTCCGTGTTGGCGAACACGGCGCCCACGCAGCGCCGGGAGCCGCCACCAAACGGAATCCAGGCAAAGCTGGACGGCTTGGACCCGATGAAACGCTTCGGGTCGAAGCGGTCGGGATCTCCGAAGGCGTCGGTGTTGGCGTGCATCTGCGCAATGCTGACGATGATCGAGTAGCCACGCGGAAGAACCCAGTCGCCGAGCCGATACACCGGCGTGTAGACGTGCCGGCCGGCCAGGTCGATGACGGTCCGGTTGCGCTGCACCTCCAGGATCGTCGCCTGGCGCAGTTCGTTGTCGTCGGTATCGGCCTCCGCCACCAGCGCGGTGAGCACGTCGGGGTGCCGGCTCAGCCGTTCGAATGCCCAGGCCAGCGTGGCGGCGGTGGTCTCGTGTCCGGCGGCTAGTAATGTCAGCAGCTCGTCGCCGATGTCCTTGCGCGACATGGCCGTACCGTCCTCGTAGGTGCTGCGCAACATCAGCGCCAACACGTCGGCCCGCTCTTCCAAGCGCGGGTCCGCGCGCTCGTTCTCGATGAGCTTGTCGACGATGAGGTCGTACTGGCGTCGCCATTCGACCAGGCGGCCCCACGGGCTGTAGCGGCCATAGGTCCGGGTCGGCTTGGGCAGCTGTGCCAGTCGCGAGCCCAGCGTGACCCAGGGTGGGATGATGCGCCGCAGCTGGTCGAGCTCGGCGCCCTCGGCCCCGAATACCGCCCGCAGGATGGCGTTGAGCGTGATCCGCATCATCGACGGCAGCGTCGGAAACGGCTGCCCCTCAGGCCAGCCGGCGATTTCGCGCAGCGTCTCTTCTTCGATGATGTCCTCGTAGTTCTTGATGCTCTTGCCGTGAAACGGCGGCGCCAGCAGTCGCCGCCGCTGCCGGTGATCGTCGCCGTCGAGCGCAAAGACCGAACCCGACCCGAAGAACCGGCTCAGGTTGGGATAGATGTTGCCCAGCTCGTCGGGGCTGGTGGTGAAGACCTGCTTGGCCAGCTGGGGGTTGGCCACCACCACAGTCCGGCTGTACACCGGCAGGTTCAGGGTGAAAATGTCGCCGTAGCGTCGCACCATCTCTTGGACGGTCCGCCGCCGAGCGAACGCGAAGGCGATGCCCTGCAAGGCTTTTGGAACCCGTGGCCCCGGCGGCACGCGAACTGCCGGCGGTGCGGTGGTCGTGTGGGTCTCGATGGCGCTCATGACAGTGCACTCCCAACATCCGCGTGGTACCGCCGTGTACCACGGTGTACTGAGGTACGGTACCGGGTAGTACCAGGAGCTGGCAAGGGTTCGCGACGAGAGGGAGGTGTGGAGCGTGACGGTGGTCGCTGAAGACGCGGCTTCGGTCGACGTCGATCCGTTTCGGCGTCGGCTGCTCGACGGCCTCGCCGCCTCGATCGGCGAGCGCGGTTACCGCGCCACCACCGTGGCCGACATCGTGCGCCACGCCCGCACGTCAAAACGGACCTTTTACGACCAATTCGCCAGCAAGGAGCAGTGTTTCCTCGAGTTGTTGCACGCCAACAACGAACAACTCGGCCAGGACATCGAGGCGGCCGTCGACCCGGACGCGGACTGGACGCAGCAGATCCGTCAGGCCGTCGAGGCCTACGTCAGCCACATCGAGGAGCGGCCGGCCGTCACGCTGAGCTGGATCAGGGAGCTGCCGTCGCTGGGCGATGCTGCGCGGCCGGTGCAGCGCCGCGGATTACAACAGCTGACCAACCTGCTGGTCGACCTCAGTGGAAGCGCGGGATTCCGGCGGGCCGACGTGCCGCCGCTGACGCCGCCGCTGGCGGTCATCCTGCTGGGCGGCCTGCGGGAATTGACCGCGCTGGCTGTCGAAGACGGCAAAGACGTGCGGGAAATCGTGGAGCCCGCGGTCGCCGCGTCGGTTGCGCTGCTCGGCTCTCGCCGCTGAAACCGCGCGCCCGGAGGTGTGCACGCCTAGGCTCATGGCAGACCGACCACCCGGAGGACCGCGATGCAGCTATCGACACGCAATCAACTCAAGGGCACCATCGCCGACGTCGACCTCGGCAGTGTGATGGCCACCGTCAAGGTTCGGCTCGACGGCGGCGATCAGGTCGTCACCTCGTCGATCACCAAGGACGCCGCAATCGACCTGGGCCTCAAGGCCGGTCAGCCCGCGACGGTGTTCATCAAGGCGACCGAGGTGACCATCGGCGTCGACTGACGCTCACGCGGCGAGGAACGTGCGGAGCGTATCCGGCGTCGAGATTGCGCGTAGGGTCGTGATTTTACGAAAAGCACGACCCTGAGCGCAATTTCAACGCTCAGGCAGCGACGGCGACTGGCTGCACCTCGGCCCGCTTTTTCGTCGGCAGGCTCAGCTTGATGATCTTGCGCACCACGGTGGCGAACTGCTTGTGCAGCGGCCCCGAGTTGTACGGGATGCCGTAGCGACGGCAGATCTCGCGCACCTCCGGCGCGATCTCTGCGTAGCGGCGGGCCGGCATGTCGGGGAACAGGTGGTGCTCGATCTGGTGCGACAGGTTTCCGGACAGCACGTGAAAGAGCTTGCCGCCGGTCAGGTTTGCCGAACCGAGGATCTGCCGGAAGTACCACCTGCCGCGGGTCTCGTTCTCGGTCTCCTCTTTGGAGAATTCCTGGGTGCCGTCCGGGAAGTGCCCGCAAAAGATGATCATGTAGGACCAGACATTGCGCATCAGGTTCGCCGTCAGGTTGCCGGTGAACACGAACGGCGCGAACGGGCCGGCCAGCAGCGGGAAGGCGACGTAGTCCTTCATCGTCTGCCGGCGCGTCTTGCGCCAGATGCCTTGCAGGATCTCACGCTTGTCGGCTAGCCGGATCTCGCCGGCACGGATCCGCTCGGTCTCCAACTCGTGCAGCGCGACGCCGTACTGGAACAGCACCATCAGCAGGAAGGCATAGACCGGGTTGCCCAGGAAGTACGGCTCCCACGGCTGGTCTTCACTCATCCGCAGGATGCCGTAACCGATGTCGCGGTCCATGTCCACGATGTTGGTGTAGGTGTGGTGCATGTAGTTGTGCGAGTGGCGCCACTGGTCGGCCGGGCAGGCGGTGTCCCACTCGAAGGTGCGGCCCGAGATCGCAGGATCGCGCATCCAGTCGTATTGGCCGTGCATGACGTTGTGGCCGATTTCCATATTGTCGAGAATCTTCGCCACCCCGAGCATCGCGGTGCCCAACAGCCAGGCCGGCGGCAGAAACAGCAGCGCACGGCCGCCGACCTCGAGTGCGCGCTGAGTCTTGATGACCCGGCGGATGTAGTCGGCGTCGCGCTGACCGAGATCGGCCATCACGCGTTCCTTGATGGCGTCGAGTTCGCGACCGAATTCCTCGGCTTGCTCGGGCGTCAGGGTGATCTTGGGCTGTGTCATCGTGACTCCTTTCAAAACCCGACCGTGAATCTCACGACGTGACACGCCGAATGGCCGTAGCCAGATTCACAGTCGAGCGGGGTGGGTTTTATAGCGCGATGTCGACGTCGCCGACCGGGACCGATACGCAGATCTGGACGTCGTCGTCGGGAGCGGTCGACACCGCGCCGGTGGTCAGGTTGCGCACCACGCCGCAGGTCTTGCGGCGGGTACAGGTGTGGCAGATGCCCATCCGGCATCCGCTTTCCGGTGTGAGCCCGGCCGCCTCGGCCTGCTCCAGCAAGGAGCGGCCGTCGTCGACCACCTCAATCCCGCTGTCCGCGAAAGTCACTCGTCCACCCGACGGTTTGGCCGGCACCTCGATAGTCGGCGCCACGAAGCTCTCGGTGTAGACGTTGTCGCAATGCTCATGCACCGCGGAAACCAAAGCCGGTGGGCCGCAGACGAATACCGCGTCCGGCGACGGCATGGCCGCCGCCAGGTGCTCGGGGCCGAAGCGGCCGTCCAGGTCGCCGTCGCCGGATCGGGTGTAGCCGCGCAGCACCCGCACACGTGGCATTGCGGCGAGTTCGTCGCGGTAGTTGGCTTCCGCGGGGGTGCGCGCGTAGTGGACGAACGCGAGTTCACCGGTGTGGCCCTCGGCGACCAGCGTGCGCAGCATCGCCATCACGGGGGTGATGCCGCTGCCGCCGGAGACGAACAGAATGCGACGCGGCCGCGGTGTCGGCAACACGAAGTCGCCGCCGACACCGGCCAGCCCCACCACCATGCCCGGGCGGGCGTGCTCGTAGAGGTGCGACGAGACCAGCCCGCCGTCGTGCCGGCCGACCGTCAGCTCCAGAAACGGAGAGCCTTCGGCGTTGGCCGGTGAGTAGCACCGGGTGTGGCGCCGGCCGTCGACGTCGACGGTGACGTTGACGTACTGGCCGGCCTGGACGTGGCGGTCGAACGCGGCATTGGGGCGCAGCGTCAGGGTGACGCTGCGCGGGGTGCGGCGGACGTCGACGACCTTGGCGCGGGCCTCGCCCAGCGTCCAGGTCGGGTCCAGCTGCTCGGTGTACCGGTCGACGCCGTGCGGTCCGGTGAGCAGGTCGACCAGGCCGGAGCCCAGCACCCGCTCCTTCAAAGTTTGAGTGAACATATGTATACCGTGCGCGGCGGCCCGGCTGGTCGTCAAGCATTTCTGCAGCTCTGTGGTAGGGTTCACACAGTGAACAACCGTATGCCTAGCTCGCGGCCACGCCGGTCGAGCCATGGGCGTACCCGGGAAAGCCCGTCGCGGGAGGAGCGCAAGGAGGCGACGCGGCGCGCCATCATCGCCGCCGCCCTCAAGCTGCTCGACGAGCGCAGCTTCGGCAGCCTGAGCCTGCGTGAGGTGACGCGCGAGGCCGGCATCGTGCCGGCGGCGTTCTACCGTCATTTCGAGTCGATGGAAGCCCTGGGCCTGGTCCTGATCGACGAGTCGTTCCGCACCTTGCGGGACATGCTGCGTGGCGCGCGGGCAGGCAAACTCGACCCCAACCGGGTGATCGAGTCGTCGGTGGAGATCGTGGTCGCGAGCATCGCCGAACGACGCGAGCACTGGCGGTTCATCGCCCGGGAACGCTCCAGCGGCGTCACGGTTTTGCGGTACGCGATCCGCACCGAACTGCGGCTCATCACATCCGAGTTGGCGACGGACCTTGCCCGCTTCGACGGGCTCAACACCTGGAGCACCGAGGACCTCAACGTGCTGGCGACGCTGTTCGTCAACTCGATGATCGTCATCGCCGAGGCCATCGAGGATGCCCAGGGCGCCGAGGCGCTGGAAGAAATCCGCCGGACAGCGGTCAAGCAGCTGCGGATGATCGCCGTGGGTGTCGCGGGGTGGCGCAGCAGTCCATAGGTTGGGCGGATGGCCATCAAGATGCGCGATCTGCTTGCCGGCGCACTGGGATCACTGCGCTACGAGCCAACCGAGAAGCGGCTTCGGGTTTACCGTGCCGGTCAACTGGTCGCCGACACGCGAAACGGGCTGCTGGTGTGGCAGTCCGGCCGGGTGGTGCCGACGTATGCGGTGCCGGAATCCGACGTGGTGGCGCGGCTGGATCCCGTGGCGGCGTCCCGCTCCGACGACCCTGATCTGGCCGGTTACCTCATCCTCGACTTCGGCGCCTTCGAGTGGCGCGAGGAGGACGAGCAGATCGTCGCCCACCCGCACGACCCGTTCAAACGCATCGACATCCTGGCCAGCAGCCGGCATGTCCGAATCGAGTCCGAGGGCCGGCTGCTGGCCGAATCGTCGCGGTCGCTGCTGTTGTTCGAAACTCTGCTGCCGATCCGCTACTACCTGCCGCGCGCCGACGTCGTCGTCGACCTGCAACCCAGCGATACCGTCACCTACTGCGCGTACAAGGGCCGGGCGTCGTACTTCTCGGTGCCGGACGGACCGGCGGATGTGGCGTGGACGTATCGCGCGCCGCTGCGGGAGGCCGAACCGGTGCGAGACCGTATCGCCTTTTTCAACGAGAAGGTCGACGTCACCGTCGACGGCCGACGTCAGGAACGGCCCGTCACGCCATGGTCCGGCTAAGCCACGACGGCAAGCT includes these proteins:
- a CDS encoding fatty acid desaturase family protein; amino-acid sequence: MTQPKITLTPEQAEEFGRELDAIKERVMADLGQRDADYIRRVIKTQRALEVGGRALLFLPPAWLLGTAMLGVAKILDNMEIGHNVMHGQYDWMRDPAISGRTFEWDTACPADQWRHSHNYMHHTYTNIVDMDRDIGYGILRMSEDQPWEPYFLGNPVYAFLLMVLFQYGVALHELETERIRAGEIRLADKREILQGIWRKTRRQTMKDYVAFPLLAGPFAPFVFTGNLTANLMRNVWSYMIIFCGHFPDGTQEFSKEETENETRGRWYFRQILGSANLTGGKLFHVLSGNLSHQIEHHLFPDMPARRYAEIAPEVREICRRYGIPYNSGPLHKQFATVVRKIIKLSLPTKKRAEVQPVAVAA
- a CDS encoding haloacid dehalogenase type II yields the protein MTGERRSAVRALLFDVQGTATDFHSTVRARAEAQRISNGRHPQVDWGRFVDRWRAAYFAALESATPDRQKWTTVHSVYRKALDDLLEADGITNFSVAEREELTLAWQRLVPWPDVVPGLTRLKSRFTLATLSNADVSAVVNLSKRAGLPWDAVFTAEMAGVFKPDPAIYHMAAQYLGLEPAQIMMVASHKYDIRAASLLGFQTAFVARPLEFGPGGVVDTTYEDEFDVNAADFLELAGQLGC
- a CDS encoding ferredoxin reductase, which codes for MFTQTLKERVLGSGLVDLLTGPHGVDRYTEQLDPTWTLGEARAKVVDVRRTPRSVTLTLRPNAAFDRHVQAGQYVNVTVDVDGRRHTRCYSPANAEGSPFLELTVGRHDGGLVSSHLYEHARPGMVVGLAGVGGDFVLPTPRPRRILFVSGGSGITPVMAMLRTLVAEGHTGELAFVHYARTPAEANYRDELAAMPRVRVLRGYTRSGDGDLDGRFGPEHLAAAMPSPDAVFVCGPPALVSAVHEHCDNVYTESFVAPTIEVPAKPSGGRVTFADSGIEVVDDGRSLLEQAEAAGLTPESGCRMGICHTCTRRKTCGVVRNLTTGAVSTAPDDDVQICVSVPVGDVDIAL
- a CDS encoding TOBE domain-containing protein, with amino-acid sequence MQLSTRNQLKGTIADVDLGSVMATVKVRLDGGDQVVTSSITKDAAIDLGLKAGQPATVFIKATEVTIGVD
- a CDS encoding TetR/AcrR family transcriptional regulator, giving the protein MTVVAEDAASVDVDPFRRRLLDGLAASIGERGYRATTVADIVRHARTSKRTFYDQFASKEQCFLELLHANNEQLGQDIEAAVDPDADWTQQIRQAVEAYVSHIEERPAVTLSWIRELPSLGDAARPVQRRGLQQLTNLLVDLSGSAGFRRADVPPLTPPLAVILLGGLRELTALAVEDGKDVREIVEPAVAASVALLGSRR
- the msrA gene encoding peptide-methionine (S)-S-oxide reductase MsrA, translating into MTSNKKAILAGGCFWGMQDLIRKQPGVVSTRVGYTGGENAHPTYRNHPGHAEAIEIIYDPAQTDYRTLLEFFFGIHDPTTKNRQGNDVGTSYRSAIFYLDDEQKRIAEETIADVDASGLWPGKVVTEVSPAGEFWEAEPEHQDYLERYPNGYTCHYVRPDWKLPRRAAAEQT
- a CDS encoding TetR family transcriptional regulator; protein product: MNNRMPSSRPRRSSHGRTRESPSREERKEATRRAIIAAALKLLDERSFGSLSLREVTREAGIVPAAFYRHFESMEALGLVLIDESFRTLRDMLRGARAGKLDPNRVIESSVEIVVASIAERREHWRFIARERSSGVTVLRYAIRTELRLITSELATDLARFDGLNTWSTEDLNVLATLFVNSMIVIAEAIEDAQGAEALEEIRRTAVKQLRMIAVGVAGWRSSP
- a CDS encoding DUF427 domain-containing protein, with product MAIKMRDLLAGALGSLRYEPTEKRLRVYRAGQLVADTRNGLLVWQSGRVVPTYAVPESDVVARLDPVAASRSDDPDLAGYLILDFGAFEWREEDEQIVAHPHDPFKRIDILASSRHVRIESEGRLLAESSRSLLLFETLLPIRYYLPRADVVVDLQPSDTVTYCAYKGRASYFSVPDGPADVAWTYRAPLREAEPVRDRIAFFNEKVDVTVDGRRQERPVTPWSG
- a CDS encoding PaaI family thioesterase, translating into MSNANDANQLVDMMNGAMASTIPIAHKMGVKVVEARPGFAATTVPAEGNGNHFGVIYAGVLFTVAEVLGGIIPLITFDSAKYFPLVKSLDIQFVAMAKSDVRAEASLDEQAIARIEAEAAERGKADFTLDAVVTDADGQTVATTRGLYQLRAHTR
- a CDS encoding cytochrome P450, with translation MSAIETHTTTAPPAVRVPPGPRVPKALQGIAFAFARRRTVQEMVRRYGDIFTLNLPVYSRTVVVANPQLAKQVFTTSPDELGNIYPNLSRFFGSGSVFALDGDDHRQRRRLLAPPFHGKSIKNYEDIIEEETLREIAGWPEGQPFPTLPSMMRITLNAILRAVFGAEGAELDQLRRIIPPWVTLGSRLAQLPKPTRTYGRYSPWGRLVEWRRQYDLIVDKLIENERADPRLEERADVLALMLRSTYEDGTAMSRKDIGDELLTLLAAGHETTAATLAWAFERLSRHPDVLTALVAEADTDDNELRQATILEVQRNRTVIDLAGRHVYTPVYRLGDWVLPRGYSIIVSIAQMHANTDAFGDPDRFDPKRFIGSKPSSFAWIPFGGGSRRCVGAVFANTEMDVVLRTVLRHFTIQTTTAPGEKWHSRGVAFTPKDGGRIVVHRR